A stretch of Oncorhynchus gorbuscha isolate QuinsamMale2020 ecotype Even-year linkage group LG24, OgorEven_v1.0, whole genome shotgun sequence DNA encodes these proteins:
- the LOC124012287 gene encoding extensin-2-like: protein MEHSTGPMEHKTALGPWNCLPVSIGNKPPSLHWQQASQSPLATSLPVSIGNKPPSLHWKQASQSPLETSLSASIGNKSLSLHWKQASQPPLETSLPVSIGNKPPSLHWKQASQSPLETSLPASIGNQPPSLHWKQASQPPLETSLPASIGNKPPSLHWKPASQSPLETSLPVSIGNQASQSPLATSLPVSIGNQPPSLHWQPASQSPLATSLPVSIGNQPPSLHWQPASQSPLETSLPVSIGNQPSSLHWKPALQSPLETSPPVSIGNQPPSLHWKPASQSPLETSPPVSIGNQPSSLHWKPASQSPLETSLPVSIGNKPPSLHWKQASQSPLETSPPVSIGNQPPSLHWKPASQSPLETSPPVSIGNQPSSLHWKPALQSPLETSPPVSIGNQPSSLHWKPALPVSIGNKPPSLHWKQALQSPLETSPPVSIGNQPSSLHWKPALQSPLETSPPVSIGNQPSSLHWKPALQSPLETSPPVSIGNQPSSLHWKPALQSPLETSPPVSIGNQPSSLHWKPALQSPLETSPPVSIGNQPPSLHWKPASQSPLETSLPVSTGNQPPSLHWKPALQSPLETSLRSRLADAAK from the coding sequence CCTCCCAGTCTCCATTGGCAACAAGCCTCCCAGTCTCCATTGGCAACAAGCCTCCCAGTCTCCATTGGCAACAAGCCTCCCAGTCTCCATTGGAAACAAGCCTCCCAGTCTCCATTGGAAACAAGCCTCCCAGTCTCCATTGGAAACAAGCCTCTCAGCCTCCATTGGAAACAAGTCTCTCAGCCTCCATTGGAAACAAGCCTCCCAGCCTCCATTGGAAACAAGCCTCCCAGTCTCCATTGGAAACAAGCCTCCCAGTCTCCATTGGAAACAAGCCTCCCAGTCTCCATTGGAAACAAGCCTCCCAGCCTCCATTGgaaaccagcctcccagtctccaTTGGAAACAAGCCTCCCAGCCTCCATTGGAAACAAGCCTCCCAGCCTCCATTGGAAACAAGCCTCCCAGCCTCCATTGgaaaccagcctcccagtctccaTTGGAAACAAGCCTCCCAGTCTCCATTGGCAACCAAGCCTCCCAGTCTCCATTGgcaaccagcctcccagtctccaTTGgcaaccagcctcccagtctccaTTGgcaaccagcctcccagtctccaTTGgcaaccagcctcccagtctccaTTGgcaaccagcctcccagtctccaTTGgcaaccagcctcccagtctccaTTGgaaaccagcctcccagtctccaTTGGAAACCAGCCCTCCAGTCTCCATTGGAAACCAGCCCTCCAGTCTCCATTGGAAACCAGCCCTCCAGTCTCCATTGgaaaccagcctcccagtctccaTTGgaaaccagcctcccagtctccaTTGGAAACCAGCCCTCCAGTCTCCATTGGAAACCAGCCCTCCAGTCTCCATTGgaaaccagcctcccagtctccaTTGgaaaccagcctcccagtctccaTTGGAAACAAGCCTCCCAGTCTCCATTGGAAACAAGCCTCCCAGTCTCCATTGGAAACCAGCCCTCCAGTCTCCATTGgaaaccagcctcccagtctccaTTGgaaaccagcctcccagtctccaTTGGAAACCAGCCCTCCAGTCTCCATTGGAAACCAGCCCTCCAGTCTCCATTGGAAACCAGCCCTCCAGTCTCCATTGGAAACCAGCCCTCCAGTCTCCATTGGAAACCAGCCCTCCAGTCTCCATTGGAAACCAGCCCTCCCAGTCTCCATTGGAAACAAGCCTCCCAGTCTCCATTGGAAACAAGCCCTCCAGTCTCCATTGGAAACCAGCCCTCCAGTCTCCATTGGAAACCAGCCCTCCAGTCTCCATTGGAAACCAGCCCTCCAGTCTCCATTGGAAACCAGCCCTCCAGTCTCCATTGGAAACCAGCCCTCCAGTCTCCATTGGAAACCAGCCCTCCAGTCTCCATTGGAAACCAGCCCTCCAGTCTCCATTGGAAACCAGCCCTCCAGTCTCCATTGGAAACCAGCCCTCCAGTCTCCATTGGAAACCAGCCCTCCAGTCTCCATTGGAAACCAGCCCTCCAGTCTCCATTGGAAACCAGCCCTCCAGTCTCCATTGGAAACCAGCCCCCCAGTCTCCATTGgaaaccagcctcccagtctccaTTGgaaaccagcctcccagtctccaCTGgaaaccagcctcccagtctccaCTGgaaaccagcctcccagtctccaTTGGAAACCAGCCCTCCAGTCTCCATTGGAAACCAGCCTCCGCTCTCGGCTGGCAGATgcagcaaaataa